A stretch of Gymnodinialimonas phycosphaerae DNA encodes these proteins:
- a CDS encoding quaternary amine ABC transporter ATP-binding protein, translated as MANDAPVISCSNVWKVFGNNPEAYLRSMPEGRSFDDIRADGFIAGVRDVSLEVHKGEMLVIMGLSGSGKSTLVRCFSRLHEITAGTITVDGTDIGSLPERDLIELRRSKMGMVFQSFGLLPHRTVLENVAFPLEMRGQDRHTRRDRAMEVVKLVGLEGREDYFPRELSGGQQQRVGIARSLAIEPDIWFLDEPFSALDPLIRREMQDEFLRLQGMLGKTIVFITHDFDEALRLADRIAIMKDGAVEQIDTPDQIVLNPATEYVRRFTEDIDKARVVHARVLAEAGTTAEGEAIDGSASVHDLAKLLITDPREAFPVVENGQALGAMQKSQALEVLLGQR; from the coding sequence ATGGCGAACGACGCACCAGTCATTTCTTGTTCCAACGTCTGGAAAGTTTTCGGGAATAACCCTGAGGCCTATCTTCGGTCCATGCCGGAAGGACGTAGCTTCGATGATATCCGGGCCGACGGCTTTATCGCAGGGGTCCGCGATGTCTCGCTCGAGGTTCACAAAGGCGAAATGCTGGTGATCATGGGGCTGTCGGGCTCTGGAAAGTCCACCCTTGTTCGCTGCTTTTCACGGCTGCACGAGATTACAGCCGGTACGATTACGGTCGACGGAACCGACATTGGCAGCCTGCCCGAGCGCGATTTGATCGAATTGCGCCGCAGCAAGATGGGCATGGTCTTTCAGTCCTTCGGCCTCCTTCCCCACCGCACTGTGCTTGAGAACGTCGCCTTCCCGCTGGAGATGCGCGGCCAGGATCGCCATACCCGTCGTGACCGCGCGATGGAGGTGGTGAAACTCGTGGGACTTGAAGGCCGCGAAGACTATTTTCCACGCGAACTGTCCGGTGGGCAGCAACAGCGCGTCGGCATCGCGCGCTCTCTCGCGATCGAGCCTGACATCTGGTTCCTTGATGAGCCGTTCAGCGCGCTAGATCCCCTGATTCGCCGTGAAATGCAGGACGAATTCCTGCGCCTGCAAGGCATGTTGGGCAAAACCATCGTTTTCATCACCCACGATTTCGACGAGGCCCTGCGCCTTGCAGACCGCATCGCGATCATGAAAGACGGCGCGGTCGAGCAAATTGATACGCCCGACCAGATCGTCCTGAACCCCGCCACCGAATACGTGCGCAGATTCACCGAGGACATCGACAAGGCCCGCGTGGTTCACGCGCGCGTTCTGGCCGAAGCGGGAACCACCGCAGAGGGTGAAGCCATTGATGGCTCTGCCTCCGTGCACGATCTTGCCAAGCTGCTGATCACGGATCCGCGAGAGGCTTTCCCGGTCGTCGAGAATGGTCAGGCTCTGGGTGCGATGCAGAAGTCGCAAGCGCTCGAAGTGCTGTTGGGCCAACGATGA